Proteins encoded together in one Gemmatimonadota bacterium DH-78 window:
- the flgA gene encoding flagellar basal body P-ring formation chaperone FlgA: MSTRFAPLGAGALVLALAFPVAAQRAPAPAALVASAETVPAAVTLAEWLPAEIGQRWAIESHRIEIDWGGTPARVRERAAAGADLSGGASESWVLTVPAGDGDATRRVRIDVGIRTRVPVAARELARGTDLADTDVRWTERVVPGPPKGETADPSGLRTQRRVSTGEVLEEPAVAPGPWIESRDPVEVVFEKGRVSIALRGTALGEGLPGENVHVRLEDGRRIQGRVVAPGRVALDAGGNR; encoded by the coding sequence ATGAGCACGCGTTTCGCTCCGCTGGGCGCGGGCGCGCTCGTCCTGGCACTGGCCTTTCCCGTCGCCGCGCAGCGGGCCCCGGCGCCCGCGGCGCTGGTCGCCTCGGCCGAGACGGTGCCCGCGGCGGTGACCCTCGCCGAGTGGCTGCCGGCCGAGATCGGCCAGCGGTGGGCGATCGAGAGCCACCGCATCGAGATCGACTGGGGCGGCACGCCCGCGCGGGTGCGCGAGCGCGCCGCGGCGGGGGCCGACCTCTCCGGTGGGGCCTCCGAGAGCTGGGTGCTGACCGTGCCCGCCGGCGACGGAGACGCCACCCGCCGGGTGCGGATCGACGTGGGCATACGGACCCGGGTGCCCGTGGCCGCCCGCGAACTCGCGCGCGGCACCGATCTGGCCGACACCGACGTGCGGTGGACCGAGCGCGTGGTGCCCGGCCCCCCGAAGGGCGAGACCGCGGACCCCTCGGGTCTGCGCACGCAGCGTCGGGTGTCGACGGGCGAGGTGCTCGAGGAGCCGGCCGTCGCGCCCGGCCCCTGGATCGAGTCCCGCGACCCCGTGGAAGTGGTGTTCGAGAAGGGGCGGGTCAGCATCGCGCTGCGGGGAACCGCGCTCGGTGAGGGGCTGCCCGGTGAGAACGTTCACGTACGTCTCGAGGACGGGCGTCGGATCCAGGGCCGCGTGGTGGCCCCGGGACGCGTGGCCCTCGATGCCGGAGGAAACCGATGA
- the flgG gene encoding flagellar basal-body rod protein FlgG has protein sequence MDPSLRTAASGMIAQQTRVEVISNNLANVNTPGFKRSRAHFEDLLYQTVQGQTTLGAGEAETLPAVQIGRGTRLSAVQRIDLQGSLEMTGRPLDIGIEGEGYFQVRRADGQMAYTRDGSFSVSDQGQIVTSTGYGLVPDIVIPEGATEIGVSRTGIVTALVSGSEEPIELGRIELARFSNSPGLLALGENLFAETVASGDPILGVPQEDGVGRLVQGTLEGSNVEVVQEMVEMIAALRAYEINSKAVQTSEQMADTTNSMVR, from the coding sequence ATGGATCCGTCCCTTCGCACCGCAGCCAGCGGCATGATCGCCCAGCAGACGCGGGTCGAGGTCATCTCCAACAACCTCGCCAACGTCAACACGCCGGGCTTCAAGCGTTCGCGCGCCCATTTCGAGGATCTGCTGTACCAGACGGTGCAGGGGCAGACCACCCTCGGAGCCGGCGAGGCGGAGACGCTGCCCGCCGTGCAGATAGGCCGCGGAACCCGCCTCTCGGCGGTGCAGCGCATCGACCTGCAGGGATCGCTCGAGATGACGGGACGCCCGCTCGACATCGGCATCGAAGGGGAGGGCTACTTCCAGGTGCGGCGGGCCGACGGTCAGATGGCCTACACCCGCGACGGCAGCTTCAGCGTGTCGGACCAGGGCCAGATCGTCACCTCCACCGGCTACGGGCTCGTGCCCGACATCGTCATTCCGGAGGGGGCCACCGAGATCGGCGTCTCGCGCACCGGCATCGTGACCGCGCTGGTCTCGGGATCCGAGGAGCCGATCGAGCTCGGACGGATCGAACTGGCGCGGTTCTCCAACTCGCCCGGACTGCTCGCACTCGGTGAGAACCTCTTCGCCGAAACGGTGGCCTCGGGCGACCCGATCCTCGGCGTGCCGCAGGAAGACGGGGTGGGACGCCTCGTGCAGGGCACGCTCGAGGGCAGCAATGTCGAAGTGGTGCAGGAGATGGTGGAGATGATCGCCGCGCTGCGCGCCTACGAGATCAACTCGAAGGCGGTGCAGACGAGCGAGCAGATGGCCGACACCACCAACAGCATGGTCCGATGA
- the flgK gene encoding flagellar hook-associated protein FlgK, which translates to MPSSLFGILNNARAGMAAQQLQLEVASHNLANANTEGYSRQRVELSARRPLFMPEGMLGTGVGVMDISRSRDALLDRQVRSSTSDLMGDQMRFNLLSEVETSFGEPGGSGLGATLDAFYSAWSDLANDPTGIGTRNVLVQRGQLLTEHLQHVSSGLDTVRTTAINQLSADATRANQLLGEVARLNREIVAAQSAGNSAPDLGDQRDRALDALSGLLDIEVHPQPRGDVNVTVGGISVVDGVSAESLSVSAGAGTWSIQTDAGFALTAPGGTVGAALRVLHDDLPAFRTALDDLARGIAETVNAAHSGGTSPNGATGLDFFDVSGGLANVTAGTLSLDAAILADADNVAAGTADGGGGYQPGANDVALAIAGLRTTGSAGYLAGGTAGEAYRGLVAQVGLAVSGASTDVAAGETLRTAALQRRESLVGVSTDEELVSVIQFQAAYAASARIVNVVDEMLQTLLSIA; encoded by the coding sequence ATGCCCAGTTCCCTCTTCGGGATCCTGAACAACGCGCGCGCCGGGATGGCGGCCCAGCAGCTTCAGCTCGAGGTCGCCAGCCACAACCTGGCCAACGCCAACACCGAGGGGTACTCGCGCCAGCGGGTGGAGCTCTCGGCGCGGCGTCCGCTCTTCATGCCGGAGGGCATGCTGGGGACCGGCGTGGGGGTGATGGACATCTCGCGAAGCCGCGACGCGCTGCTCGATCGGCAGGTGCGCTCGTCCACGAGCGATCTCATGGGCGATCAGATGCGCTTCAACCTGCTCTCCGAGGTGGAGACCTCCTTCGGCGAGCCCGGTGGATCCGGCCTCGGGGCCACCCTCGACGCCTTCTATTCGGCCTGGTCGGACCTGGCCAACGACCCCACGGGCATCGGCACGCGCAACGTGCTGGTGCAGCGCGGCCAGCTGCTCACCGAGCACCTGCAGCACGTGTCGAGCGGACTCGACACGGTGCGCACGACGGCCATCAACCAGCTGTCGGCCGACGCCACCCGCGCCAACCAGCTTCTGGGCGAGGTGGCCCGACTCAATCGCGAGATCGTCGCGGCGCAGTCGGCCGGCAACTCGGCTCCCGACCTCGGCGACCAGCGCGATCGGGCGCTCGACGCCCTCTCGGGTCTGCTCGACATCGAGGTGCACCCGCAGCCGCGGGGCGACGTGAACGTCACGGTGGGCGGGATCTCGGTGGTCGACGGCGTGTCGGCCGAGTCGTTGAGCGTGTCGGCCGGAGCGGGCACCTGGTCGATCCAGACCGACGCCGGCTTCGCGCTCACGGCACCCGGCGGCACGGTCGGAGCGGCGCTTCGCGTGCTGCACGACGATCTGCCCGCCTTTCGGACGGCGCTCGACGACCTCGCCCGCGGCATCGCGGAGACGGTCAACGCCGCCCACTCCGGCGGCACCAGCCCCAACGGGGCCACCGGTCTCGACTTCTTCGACGTGTCGGGCGGACTGGCGAACGTCACCGCGGGCACCCTGTCGCTCGACGCCGCCATCCTCGCCGATGCCGACAACGTCGCCGCCGGCACGGCCGACGGCGGTGGCGGTTACCAGCCGGGCGCCAACGATGTGGCGCTGGCCATCGCCGGACTGCGCACCACCGGCAGCGCGGGATACCTGGCCGGGGGCACCGCAGGCGAAGCCTATCGCGGCCTCGTGGCACAGGTGGGTCTGGCGGTGAGTGGCGCGTCTACCGATGTTGCGGCCGGAGAGACTCTTCGGACCGCTGCGTTGCAGCGCCGCGAGAGCCTCGTCGGCGTGTCCACGGACGAAGAGTTGGTGAGCGTGATCCAGTTCCAGGCTGCCTATGCGGCGAGCGCCCGTATCGTGAACGTCGTCGACGAGATGCTGCAGACGCTGCTCAGTATCGCCTGA
- a CDS encoding FliA/WhiG family RNA polymerase sigma factor → MKDQTELWERMKAGDPEARDTLLESHMGLVRHVALKLARTAGPGVDADDLVSAGSVGLIQAVEAYEPERGHAFSTFAVMRIRGAILDELRRWDPAPRSVRKKQRALQKAEASLRQELQREPTPMEIARNLELEVPDLHRWNDAVARTNVVSLHEPRTDDGTDTRIEVVPGETGDEIEARVNHGEEVQILQGCLARLKERERQVLSLYYFEGLRLAGIAEILGVTESRVSQIRHAAMDTLRSMLSLHGVEAP, encoded by the coding sequence ATGAAGGATCAAACCGAGCTCTGGGAACGGATGAAGGCCGGGGACCCCGAAGCCCGGGACACCCTCCTGGAATCCCACATGGGACTCGTTCGTCACGTCGCGCTCAAGCTCGCCCGGACCGCCGGTCCGGGGGTGGATGCCGACGACCTCGTCAGCGCCGGCTCCGTCGGCCTCATCCAGGCCGTCGAGGCGTACGAGCCCGAACGCGGGCACGCCTTCAGCACCTTCGCGGTGATGCGGATCCGGGGAGCGATCCTCGACGAGCTGCGTCGCTGGGATCCGGCCCCGCGGTCGGTGCGCAAGAAGCAGCGCGCCCTGCAGAAGGCCGAGGCGTCGCTGCGCCAGGAGCTGCAGCGCGAGCCGACGCCGATGGAGATCGCGCGCAACCTCGAGCTCGAGGTGCCCGATCTGCACCGGTGGAACGACGCCGTGGCGCGCACGAACGTCGTGTCGCTCCACGAGCCGCGCACCGACGACGGTACCGACACCCGCATCGAGGTGGTGCCGGGGGAGACCGGCGACGAGATCGAGGCCCGGGTGAATCACGGCGAGGAGGTTCAGATCCTCCAGGGCTGCCTCGCGCGTCTGAAGGAGCGCGAGCGCCAGGTGCTGTCGCTCTACTACTTCGAGGGACTCCGGCTCGCCGGAATCGCCGAGATCCTCGGTGTGACCGAATCGCGGGTGTCTCAGATCCGCCACGCGGCCATGGATACCCTGCGTTCGATGCTCTCGCTGCACGGAGTGGAGGCTCCATGA
- a CDS encoding flagellar hook basal-body protein, with protein MTGGPESLRAAGRALGYWQRRAEVVTHNLANAETAGFRGQRVFTQMMADGVPRVGTHTDDRAGALRQTGSPLDLAVRGDGWFVVRSDEGESLVRTGSFTLDRDGRVVDERGRELMSESGPLIVPEGPVEIDAAGRVMVGGVDVGRLRMERPDPDAMQVDPGRGGRAELRSTGDEVPVDARSIRQGYLEDSNVQALESMVELGVVQRSFDAVQNSVRVLDEIFDTAVNRIGRVG; from the coding sequence ATGACCGGAGGACCGGAGAGCCTGCGGGCCGCCGGCCGCGCCCTGGGTTACTGGCAGCGGCGCGCCGAGGTGGTCACGCACAACCTGGCGAATGCCGAGACCGCGGGATTCCGCGGCCAGCGGGTGTTCACCCAGATGATGGCCGACGGGGTGCCCCGCGTGGGCACCCACACCGACGACCGGGCCGGCGCCCTGCGCCAGACGGGTTCGCCGCTCGACCTCGCCGTGCGCGGCGACGGATGGTTCGTGGTCCGCTCCGACGAGGGCGAGTCCCTGGTCCGGACCGGATCCTTCACCCTCGACCGCGACGGTCGGGTGGTGGACGAACGCGGACGCGAACTGATGTCCGAGAGCGGCCCCCTGATCGTGCCCGAGGGCCCCGTCGAGATCGACGCGGCCGGGCGGGTGATGGTGGGCGGCGTGGACGTCGGGCGCCTCCGCATGGAGCGGCCCGATCCCGACGCGATGCAGGTGGACCCGGGCCGCGGCGGTCGCGCCGAGCTCCGGTCGACCGGCGACGAGGTTCCGGTCGATGCCCGGTCGATCCGGCAGGGCTACCTGGAGGACAGCAACGTGCAGGCCCTCGAGTCGATGGTGGAGCTGGGCGTGGTCCAGCGCTCCTTCGACGCCGTCCAGAACAGCGTCCGCGTTCTCGACGAGATCTTCGACACCGCAGTGAACCGCATCGGCCGCGTCGGCTGA
- a CDS encoding carbon storage regulator yields the protein MLILSRRAGEAIRIGGDVRVVVMATSDGSVRLGIEAPGDVTILREELVLQVESENLRARAEPRSLADLIGGGDPAGEESPKSSDGHSRGS from the coding sequence ATGCTCATTCTGTCCCGTCGTGCCGGGGAGGCGATCCGGATCGGCGGCGATGTCCGGGTGGTCGTCATGGCCACCAGCGATGGCAGCGTACGCCTGGGGATCGAAGCGCCCGGCGACGTCACCATCCTCCGCGAGGAACTCGTGCTCCAGGTGGAGTCCGAGAATCTCCGCGCCCGCGCCGAACCCCGCTCTCTGGCCGATCTCATCGGCGGCGGCGACCCGGCCGGCGAGGAGTCCCCGAAGTCCTCCGACGGTCACAGCCGCGGCAGCTGA
- a CDS encoding flagellar basal body L-ring protein FlgH, protein MMVVERVAWATVSLLAAMAAPSAIAAQADPPATPPAEATPPAAVAQRPAPVVLSGAGAYGWLSDSRMYRVGDVITILVDEYTAASADRSTVATEERSSELGGSASVTGGSSGFGQNGRLGTGVAGDSYRRGRDTRQDRLQSEITARVMEVNPDGSLRLEGRKKLVIDKHEQEVIVSGVIRSNDVSAGNTIESWRLAEAEILYATNGELGKPNKSIIMKLLGFIWP, encoded by the coding sequence ATGATGGTCGTCGAACGGGTGGCCTGGGCCACCGTGTCGCTCCTCGCCGCGATGGCGGCGCCCTCGGCGATCGCCGCACAGGCCGATCCGCCGGCCACGCCCCCTGCCGAGGCGACGCCCCCGGCCGCGGTCGCGCAGCGTCCCGCGCCGGTCGTGCTGAGCGGTGCCGGGGCCTACGGGTGGCTGTCGGACTCGCGCATGTACCGGGTGGGCGACGTGATCACGATTCTCGTCGACGAGTACACGGCCGCCTCGGCCGATCGGTCGACGGTGGCTACCGAGGAGCGGTCGAGCGAGCTGGGGGGCAGTGCCAGCGTGACCGGCGGCTCGTCCGGCTTCGGCCAGAACGGCCGGCTGGGTACCGGCGTGGCGGGCGACAGCTACCGCCGCGGCCGCGACACCCGTCAGGACCGGCTGCAGTCGGAGATCACGGCGCGGGTGATGGAGGTGAACCCCGACGGGTCGCTGCGTCTCGAGGGACGCAAGAAGCTCGTGATCGACAAGCACGAGCAGGAGGTGATCGTGAGCGGCGTGATCCGCTCGAACGACGTCTCGGCCGGCAACACGATCGAGTCGTGGCGCCTCGCCGAGGCGGAGATTCTCTACGCCACCAATGGTGAGCTCGGCAAGCCGAACAAGAGCATCATCATGAAGCTGCTCGGGTTCATCTGGCCATGA
- a CDS encoding flagellar basal body P-ring protein FlgI has translation MTTRMLLRSAAVALAALTLGAPSLEGQVSTRIKDLTVLEGDVPVRLVGYGLVVGLDGTGDRAVGTSQGGGATVRSVANLLRNLGVDVPENVIRTRNAAAVLVTAEVSSYLRRGNRFEVSVASLGDATSLRGGQLWVTPLVGELQGQPIATAQGSIMISQGNLDGARTVETSGRLPQGGVAVADLASLGLANVGRLMLNRPDLTTAQRIAETISGSLGEGAARVEDPGAVAVDIPADQDPASVLAGLGELEVIPDAIAQVIIDARDGTVAAGGPLLVGAGVVSHGYLTLTVGAEGTEPPAQGAVRMEPGVRVQDVAEALHAVGATPESIAAVFESLHQVGALRARVVVR, from the coding sequence ATGACCACGCGAATGCTGCTCCGCTCCGCCGCCGTCGCGCTGGCGGCCCTCACCCTCGGCGCGCCGTCGCTCGAGGGTCAGGTGTCGACCCGCATCAAGGATCTGACCGTGCTCGAGGGCGACGTGCCCGTGCGGCTGGTCGGGTACGGCCTCGTGGTCGGCCTCGACGGCACCGGCGATCGCGCCGTCGGCACCTCGCAGGGGGGCGGCGCCACGGTGCGCTCGGTGGCCAACCTGCTCCGCAACCTCGGGGTCGACGTGCCCGAGAACGTGATCCGCACGCGCAACGCCGCCGCCGTGCTCGTCACCGCGGAGGTGTCGTCGTACCTGCGCCGCGGCAATCGCTTCGAGGTGTCGGTGGCCTCGCTGGGCGACGCCACCTCGCTTCGCGGCGGTCAGCTGTGGGTGACGCCGCTGGTGGGCGAGCTCCAGGGGCAGCCGATCGCCACCGCCCAGGGTTCGATCATGATCAGCCAGGGCAACCTCGACGGCGCGCGCACCGTGGAGACGTCGGGGCGACTCCCGCAGGGCGGCGTGGCCGTGGCCGACCTCGCCTCGCTCGGACTCGCCAACGTCGGACGCCTGATGCTGAACCGCCCCGATCTCACCACCGCGCAGCGCATCGCCGAAACGATCTCCGGATCGCTCGGCGAGGGTGCCGCACGGGTGGAGGATCCGGGCGCGGTGGCGGTCGACATCCCCGCCGACCAGGACCCGGCCAGCGTGCTGGCCGGCCTCGGCGAGCTCGAGGTGATTCCCGACGCCATCGCGCAGGTGATCATCGACGCCCGCGACGGCACCGTCGCGGCCGGCGGCCCTCTGCTGGTGGGCGCCGGCGTGGTGAGTCACGGCTACCTGACGCTGACCGTGGGTGCCGAGGGCACCGAGCCCCCTGCGCAGGGGGCGGTCCGCATGGAGCCCGGGGTGCGCGTGCAGGACGTGGCCGAGGCGCTGCACGCCGTGGGCGCCACTCCGGAGTCGATCGCCGCCGTCTTCGAGTCGCTGCATCAGGTGGGTGCCCTGCGGGCGCGGGTCGTGGTGCGATGA
- the flhA gene encoding flagellar biosynthesis protein FlhA: MSAGVKESRFQAAPELLIIVAVVLIVGLLVLPLPALLLDLMITISIATSLVVLLVALDTRDALDFSAFPTLLLLLTLFRLGLNVSSTRLILGEGSAGDVIGAFGGFVVGGNYAVGIVIFLILVAINFVVITKGAGRVAEVAARFTLDAMPGRQMSIDADLNAGLIDDSEAKRRREEIAAEADFYGSMDGAAKFVRGDAIAGLLITGINIIGGIVVGVAQRGMSFGQAVDQYTVLTVGDGLVSQIPALIVSTAAGIIVTHAAGGTRIGTALTQQLGVPQPLWAAAGILGGLALVPALPAFPFLMLSAACGGAAWLVQNRPEPEPVPEVGTAATGTEVEAAPSPVQELLQLDPVELEVGYGLIPLVDQGQGGDLLERVRLLRKQAALELGLLIPPIRIRDDVDLAPGEYVIRVRGSEVARGELMQRRLLALDTGTVTRAVDGVETRDPSFGLPARWIPDAYRAEAEAGGWMVVDPGAVLATHLMETLKGHAAELLGRQDVQEMLDTLKETQPALVEEVVPARISLSLVHRVLQRLLKERVPIRDLVTILEAMADHAETAKDPESLTEHVRRAMGHVIAEPYTDAAGALRGITIGPRLEAALMGFFSPRARAGETLGPQDLSEALRSLDTLARDLGSGGQPIPLITPPSLRIGIRRLLEPVMPTLPVLSLAELPAQANLTSLATWDLKNAN, encoded by the coding sequence ATGAGCGCCGGCGTGAAGGAGAGCCGCTTCCAGGCGGCTCCGGAGCTGCTGATCATCGTGGCGGTCGTCCTCATCGTCGGCCTGCTGGTGCTGCCCCTTCCGGCGCTCCTGCTCGACCTGATGATCACCATCAGCATCGCCACCTCGCTGGTGGTGCTCCTGGTGGCGCTCGACACGCGCGACGCCCTCGACTTCAGCGCCTTCCCGACGCTGCTGCTACTGCTCACCCTCTTCCGCCTCGGGCTCAACGTCTCGAGCACCCGCCTGATTCTGGGCGAGGGCAGCGCGGGCGACGTGATCGGCGCCTTCGGCGGCTTCGTGGTGGGCGGCAACTACGCGGTCGGGATCGTGATCTTCCTGATCCTGGTGGCGATCAACTTCGTGGTGATCACGAAGGGTGCCGGGCGCGTGGCCGAGGTGGCCGCCCGCTTCACCCTCGACGCCATGCCCGGCCGGCAGATGAGCATCGATGCCGACCTCAACGCGGGGCTCATCGACGACTCGGAGGCGAAGCGCCGCCGCGAGGAGATCGCGGCCGAGGCCGACTTCTACGGCTCGATGGACGGTGCCGCCAAGTTCGTGCGCGGAGACGCCATCGCGGGGCTGCTCATCACCGGCATCAACATCATCGGCGGCATCGTGGTGGGTGTGGCGCAGCGGGGCATGAGCTTCGGCCAGGCGGTCGATCAGTACACCGTGCTGACCGTGGGAGACGGCCTCGTGTCGCAGATTCCCGCGCTGATCGTGAGCACGGCGGCCGGTATCATCGTCACGCACGCCGCCGGCGGCACGCGCATCGGCACCGCGCTCACCCAGCAGCTCGGCGTGCCGCAGCCGCTGTGGGCCGCCGCCGGCATTCTCGGCGGCCTCGCACTCGTGCCCGCGCTGCCGGCCTTTCCCTTCCTGATGCTGTCGGCCGCCTGCGGTGGCGCCGCCTGGCTGGTGCAGAACCGGCCCGAGCCGGAGCCGGTGCCCGAGGTGGGAACGGCCGCGACCGGCACCGAGGTGGAGGCCGCGCCCTCGCCCGTGCAGGAGCTGCTGCAGCTCGACCCGGTCGAGCTCGAGGTGGGCTACGGGCTGATCCCGCTGGTCGACCAGGGCCAGGGCGGCGACCTGCTCGAGCGGGTGCGACTGCTTCGCAAGCAGGCCGCCCTCGAGCTGGGGCTGCTGATCCCCCCGATCCGCATTCGCGACGACGTCGACCTGGCGCCCGGCGAGTACGTGATCCGGGTGCGCGGATCCGAGGTGGCGCGCGGCGAGCTCATGCAGCGGCGCCTGCTCGCCCTCGACACGGGCACGGTCACCCGTGCCGTCGACGGCGTGGAGACCCGCGATCCGAGCTTCGGCCTGCCTGCCCGCTGGATTCCCGATGCCTACCGCGCCGAGGCCGAGGCGGGGGGCTGGATGGTGGTGGATCCGGGCGCCGTGCTCGCGACGCACCTCATGGAGACGCTCAAGGGCCACGCGGCGGAGCTGCTCGGTCGCCAGGACGTGCAGGAGATGCTCGACACCCTCAAGGAGACCCAGCCGGCGCTGGTGGAAGAGGTCGTGCCGGCCCGCATCTCGCTCAGCCTCGTGCACCGCGTGCTCCAGCGACTCCTCAAGGAGCGGGTTCCGATCCGGGATCTGGTCACGATTCTCGAGGCGATGGCCGACCACGCCGAGACGGCCAAGGACCCCGAGTCGCTCACCGAGCACGTGCGTCGCGCGATGGGCCACGTGATCGCCGAGCCCTACACCGACGCGGCCGGCGCGCTGCGCGGCATCACCATCGGACCGCGCCTCGAGGCCGCGCTCATGGGCTTCTTCAGCCCGCGGGCGCGCGCCGGCGAGACCCTCGGTCCGCAGGACCTGTCCGAGGCGCTGCGCTCGCTCGACACCCTCGCCCGCGATCTGGGCTCGGGGGGGCAGCCGATTCCGCTCATCACCCCGCCGTCGCTCCGCATCGGGATCCGACGCCTTCTGGAGCCCGTCATGCCGACGCTGCCCGTGCTTTCGCTGGCAGAACTGCCGGCTCAGGCCAACCTGACCTCCCTCGCCACCTGGGATCTGAAGAATGCGAATTGA
- the flgN gene encoding flagellar export chaperone FlgN: MIPSVAYEESGVDVDTNRLAEALVEEEKLLTELASIFRCQREALVRSDPEAVDESVFAASRVAGTLTEARRRRRILLGVVAGWEDATLRDLDDLLGAQMTMDLIEARGALQATAADLRREVELNRTILRRLMQDNRAHLATLLGGTGGPGDGSGYAAAMPRRLLDREI, encoded by the coding sequence GTGATCCCCTCGGTCGCGTACGAAGAGTCCGGAGTGGATGTGGACACGAATCGCCTTGCGGAGGCCCTGGTCGAAGAGGAGAAGCTCCTCACGGAGCTCGCCTCCATCTTCCGCTGCCAGCGCGAGGCCCTGGTTCGCTCCGACCCGGAGGCGGTGGACGAATCGGTGTTCGCCGCCAGCCGGGTCGCCGGCACGCTCACCGAGGCTCGGCGTCGGCGCCGCATCCTGCTCGGCGTGGTCGCCGGCTGGGAAGACGCCACCCTGCGGGATCTGGACGACCTGCTCGGGGCGCAGATGACCATGGACCTCATCGAGGCGCGCGGGGCACTGCAGGCCACCGCCGCCGATCTCCGCCGCGAGGTGGAGTTGAACCGGACGATTCTGCGCCGGCTCATGCAGGACAATCGCGCTCACCTCGCGACCCTCCTCGGAGGCACGGGTGGGCCCGGAGACGGTTCGGGCTACGCGGCCGCGATGCCCCGCCGGCTCCTCGATCGGGAGATCTGA
- a CDS encoding rod-binding protein, which produces MTLSGVGPDPLRYALRMASNEGLRMRTPDAGTPLEAASKSAPDVDPRLREATVALEGVFARELVRALRGTVPEGGSPDAPGGDIYTSLFDDHLAEVLTGDDGLGLSSAMLKQLLGGVDPESGGSR; this is translated from the coding sequence ATGACCCTCTCCGGCGTGGGCCCCGATCCGCTTCGCTACGCCCTGCGCATGGCGTCGAACGAGGGACTCCGCATGCGCACCCCCGATGCGGGAACACCGCTCGAGGCCGCCTCGAAGTCGGCACCCGACGTCGACCCGCGCCTGCGCGAGGCCACCGTGGCGCTCGAGGGCGTATTCGCCCGTGAGCTGGTGCGCGCACTCCGCGGCACCGTGCCCGAGGGCGGGTCGCCCGATGCGCCGGGCGGCGACATCTACACCTCGCTCTTCGACGATCACCTCGCCGAGGTGCTGACGGGCGACGACGGGCTGGGCCTGTCGTCGGCCATGCTCAAGCAACTCCTGGGCGGGGTCGATCCTGAGTCGGGAGGATCACGGTGA
- the flhB gene encoding flagellar biosynthesis protein FlhB — MADDGFQERTEQATPRRRQEARNEGRIPKSQEIGSAFGLLAAGIALGPAAKMSGDALQMFFRQSLGSHGRMLGSPVWTADWMQESLGGLLLSFVPLLVTLAAVGLFVAAVQARGTLTTKPLEVNWERVAPWKNIKRFVGIKPFVELFKAVLKVVIVGLVIWVVLDRAWGELIQLPQMAPGSLLSLMSIYVVRVLVASSLALMALAGADYAYQVWQHEKELRMTREEVKKELRETEGDPFVKARLRQLGRSLARMRMMAEVPTADVVVTNPTHIAVALRYDINESPAPIVVAMGARKTALRIRKIAAESGVPIIENKPLARALFKTAQVGGPVPPALYVAVAEVLAFVIRHGLGRSRRLVEVKV; from the coding sequence ATGGCCGACGACGGTTTCCAGGAGCGTACCGAGCAGGCGACCCCCCGGCGTCGCCAGGAGGCTCGCAACGAGGGACGCATTCCGAAGTCGCAGGAGATCGGCTCCGCCTTCGGACTGCTCGCCGCCGGCATCGCCCTCGGGCCGGCCGCGAAGATGTCGGGCGACGCCCTGCAGATGTTCTTCCGCCAGAGCCTGGGCTCGCACGGCCGCATGCTCGGCAGCCCCGTGTGGACCGCCGACTGGATGCAGGAGAGCCTCGGTGGCCTGCTGCTGTCGTTCGTGCCGCTCCTCGTGACGCTCGCCGCGGTCGGGCTCTTCGTGGCCGCCGTTCAGGCCCGCGGCACCCTGACCACCAAGCCCCTCGAGGTGAACTGGGAGCGGGTGGCGCCGTGGAAGAACATCAAGCGGTTCGTGGGCATCAAGCCGTTCGTGGAGCTGTTCAAGGCCGTACTCAAGGTGGTGATCGTCGGCCTCGTGATCTGGGTGGTGCTCGACCGCGCCTGGGGCGAGCTCATCCAGCTGCCGCAGATGGCTCCGGGCAGCCTGCTGTCGCTGATGTCCATCTACGTGGTGCGGGTGCTGGTGGCCTCGTCGCTCGCCCTGATGGCGCTCGCCGGAGCCGACTACGCCTATCAGGTGTGGCAGCACGAGAAGGAACTCCGGATGACGCGCGAAGAGGTGAAGAAGGAGCTTCGCGAGACCGAGGGTGATCCCTTCGTGAAGGCCCGCCTCCGTCAGCTCGGTCGCTCGCTGGCCCGCATGCGCATGATGGCCGAGGTGCCCACCGCCGATGTGGTGGTCACCAACCCGACCCACATCGCCGTCGCCCTCCGCTACGACATCAACGAGTCGCCGGCTCCGATCGTGGTGGCCATGGGCGCCCGCAAGACGGCGCTTCGCATCCGGAAGATCGCCGCCGAGTCGGGCGTGCCGATCATCGAGAACAAGCCGCTCGCCCGCGCCCTCTTCAAGACGGCCCAGGTGGGCGGTCCGGTGCCGCCCGCACTCTACGTGGCCGTGGCCGAGGTGCTCGCCTTCGTGATCCGCCACGGCCTCGGTCGCTCGCGGCGCCTCGTGGAGGTGAAGGTATGA